The Winogradskyella schleiferi genome contains the following window.
AACTCAATTTCTTCAAACGGTAGCAATTTTGTAGCCACCAATTCCAATTTTCATAGTGTAGAAAAAGGCAATACGTTGTTTAGTTTATCTAGGCGCTATAATTTAAGTGTAGAAGAATTAAAGCGTTTAAATAATTTGAATTCTAATATCATTAAGATTGGTCAAAAACTTCGTGTTAATGATTTTCAAACTTCAAGGGACGATAAAAGCCTGACCATTTATGTCGTTAAAAAGGGAGATAATCTTTATCGAATTGCATTGGAAAACGGAACCACAATTGATGCGATTAAAAAATTGAATGGACTAAAAAGCAATATTATCAATATAGGCCAAAAGTTGAAGTTAAAATAGAAAACAACTCTTCTTGAAAATAAAAAAACTTTATACTCGTTTTTAAGATAGATTTAGTTGAACTTGTTTATACTTTTTGTATTCAAGCGAAAATTAGTCATTTTGGGACCAATTGAAGACTTTTTAGAGATGCATAGCACCGCTACGGGACGAAAAAAAGGCAAAAATTGGGTTCAAAATGGCAATTTTTTAGCTAATTGAAAAAGTTTAAGCGAGTTCATTGTATAATTTTTCCTGAATAATAATAATAAGAGAAAAATTATATAATATTGCATCGTTTATGATTAAGAGGATTTCTACCTTATGTATTCTGCTTTTGGCATTACCTGCGTTTGCGCAATTGGGTGGAGAATCTACCTATCAATTCCTCAATTTGGTATCATCACCAAGACAAGCCGCTTTAGGTGGAAAAATCATAACAAATTTCGATCACGATGTTACCGAAGCACTTTACAATCCAGCTTCGATTAATTGGAAGATGAACAATCAGTTGGCCGTAAATGTTTCCAATTATTTAGGAGGTATAACCTACGGAACGGCTGCTTATGGCTACACTTGGGATCGACGTGTGCAAACATTGCATATTGGAATGACTTATATCAATTATGGGTCGTTTGATGGGTATGATGTTAATGGAAATTCCACAGGAACGTTTAGCGGAAACGAAGCCGCACTTTCCTTTGGCTATAATTACAAGATTCCAAATACGGATTTTTATATAGGTGCTAATGTAAAGCTAATAACCTCGCTTTTAGAACAATACAATTCCATTGGTGGTGCTGTAGATTTAGGTGCCATGTATATCAATGAAAAACTCGATTTTCATGCCGCATTAACCGTTAGAAATTTAGGTACACAATTTTCAACTTACGCAGGCCGACAAGAACCTTTGCCACTCGAAGTTAACTTCGGGATGTCCCAGACTCTAGAGAATGTGCCATTGCGTTGGCATTTAACCTTAGAAAATTTGCAAAAATGGCCCATTGGAGTATCCAATCCTGCGAGAACAACAACAGATTTAGATGGTAACCAAACCGAAGAAAAAGTCAGTTTCTTTAATAAAGGCTTACGACATCTTATTTTAGGAGCGGAATTATTTCCCGAAGGTGGTTTCAATATTCGTTTAGGCTATAATTTTAGACGTGCAGAAGAATTACGAATTGTAGATCAGAGAAACTTTTCAGGACTTTCAGTTGGCGTCGGTATAAAATTAAACAGAATGCGTTTTAGTTATACACATGCAAGATTTACAAGTGCTTCAAATACTAGTTTTTTCGGACTTCAGATAGATTTGGATTCGCGAAGACGTTGGTAGATGATTTGATTTTTTAATCAGATTAAATTCCTGTTGTAAGTGTGAGGTTATATATGTTCAAAAAAGAAGACACGAATTTCACTAATTAACACGAATAATGAGATTTGTGAAAATTAGTGAAATTGGTGTCAAAAAAAAAAATTTAAACGCTTCATTATAAGTTTTAATATTTAGTTTAATTAAATTTGAATTCATCAAAATACGAGAATCCCGTTTTCACGAGAAACTACTATGAATAAGATTGTCATCGCTATAGACGGATTTTCATCCACAGGAAAAAGTACGGTTGCTAAACAGTTAGCAAAGCGTCTCAATTATATTTATGTGGATACGGGAGCGATGTACAGAGCGGTCACTTATTTTGCACTTGATAATGATTTTATTGGCGAAGATTTTTTTAACGAAGAAGCTTTGATCGATAGATTAGGGGATATCAGCATTACGTTTAAGTTTAATGAAGCAGCCGGTTTTGCTGAAGTCTATTTAAACGGAAAAAATATTGAAGCCGATATCAGAACCTTAAGGGTTTCAAAATACGTGAGTCCTGTAGCAACATTGTCTGCAGTACGACGCAAGTTGGTGGAACAACAACAGCTCATGGGAAAAGATAAAGGTATCGTTATGGACGGTCGTGATATTGGAACGGTTGTTTTTCCTGATGCTGAATTAAAAATTTTTATGACCGCATCGGCGGAAACCAGAGCCAAACGACGTTACAACGAATTGTTGGATCGTGGCCATAATTTAAGTTATGATGACGTGTTGGAAAATGTAACAACACGAGATCGTATAGATTCTACAAGAGAGGATTCGCCTTTAGTAAAAGCGGATGATGCCATTGAAATTGATAATTCAAACTTGACTATTGAGGAGCAGTTGGAGACGTTGATTGGTTTGGCTAATCAAATTATTTTAAATTAAAAAAGCGATAAACATACAGTTTATCGCTTTTAAAAATTAAATAAAAAGTTTTACTAAAGCTTAGGAATAATCAATTCCTGTCCAGGATGAATCAGATCTGGATTCTTAAGAATATCTGTATTCGCTTGGAATATCTTTTGGTACTTTCCTGGCTCGCCATAATATTGTTTGGCTATTTTTCCTAGTGTTTCTCCAGATTCTACAGTATGTCTGGCATAAACAGATTCGTCCGCCACTTTAATGTCCGCCATAATATCAGAAGGGTTTTCGCCTCCGACTTCTTTGATTTTATCCCACATTAAATCTTTTTCGTATTGCGTAGACGCCGTTCCCCAAACTTTCAGTTTTCCGTTTTCTTCTTCAACTTTACCGTTTTGGATATTTAACTTTTCTCCCAAGTCCAATACATCTTGATATTTTGCTTTTACCATTTTTTGTAAGTTTTAAATTGTTAATAGTGTCGTAAAGATACCAATTGCGTGCGAAAGTTTTATGGCTTTCGATTTAATTTTATATTTAAAATAATGGCGTGATTTTCAGTACTTTATTTTTAACAATGTTTTTGGAAAAACTAGAAATATGTCGTACTTTTGCACACCTTTTTAGCGGTTTATAGAAAATAAAAAGGAATTACAAATCAAAACAAACACTTCTACAGCTTTTACCGCATTGTTTTCAAGTGAGTTAGTAGAATACAAATTTTAATTCAGCACATGTCTGAAAAAGAAACAAATCAAGCAGAAGTTGAAGCAACTGAAGCAAACGAAGCTGTAACAGCTGAAGCACCTCAAATATCTGAGGCTCAAAAAAACCCAGAAAAATTCTTAGAAGAGTTCGATTGGCACAATTACGAAGAAGGAATTGAGCAGGTTGCGGACAAAAAATTAGAAGAGTTCGAAAAATTAGTATCAGAAAATTTCGTTGACACTTTAGATGACGAAGTTGTGGAAGGTACTGTTATCACAATTACAGATCGTGATGCGATTATTGACATTAACGCTAAGTCTGAAGGTGTAATTTCTCTTAATGAGTTCCGTTACAACCCAGATCTTAAAGTTGGTGACAAAGTTGAAGTATTAATTGATGTGCGTGAAGATGCAACAGGACAATTAGTATTATCTCACAGAAAAGCGAGAGTAATCAAAGCATGGGATCGTGTAAACAATGCACATGATACTGGCGAAATCGTTAACGGTTTTGTAAAATGTAGAACTAAAGGTGGAATGATCGTAGATGTATTTGGTATAGAAGCGTTCTTACCAGGTTCACAAATCGATGTGAAGCCAATTAGAGATTACGATCAGTACGTTAATAAAACTATGGAATTTAAAGTTGTGAAGATCAACCACGAATTCAAAAACATAGTTGTTTCTCATAAAGCGCTTATTGAAGCCGATATAGAAGAACAAAAGAAAGAAATCATTGGCCAACTAGAAAAAGGACAAGTATTAGAAGGTATTGTGAAGAACATTACCTCTTATGGTGTCTTTATCGATCTTGGTGGTGTAGATGGTTTAGTTCATATCACAGATTTATCTTGGTCACGTATCAACCATCCAAATGAGATTGTTGAGTTAGATCAGAAATTAAATGTTGTAATCCTTGATTTTGATGAGAACAAATCAAGAATCCAATTAGGTCTTAAGCAATTATCTAAGCATCCATGGGAAGCTTTAGGTGACAATGTAAAAGTTGGAGATAAAGTAAAAGGTAAAGTAGTAGTTATTGCTGATTACGGTGCTTTTGTTGAAGTAGAAGAAGGTGTTGAAGGCTTAGTTCACGTTAGTGAAATGTCTTGGTCAACGCATTTACGTTCAGCACAAGATTTCGTTAACGTTGGTGATGAAATCGATGCGGTTATCTTAACTTTAGATAGAGAAGATCGTAAAATGTCTCTTGGTATAAAGCAATTAACGCCAGACCCATGGACAGATATTACTTCTAAGTATCCTGTTGGTTCTAAGCACACAGGTATTGTACGTAACTTTACAAACTTTGGTGTTTTTGTTGAATTGGAAGAAGGTATCGACGGATTGATTTATATCTCGGATTTATCTTGGACTAAGAAAATTAAGCACCCTTCTGAGTTCTGTAACGTAGGTGATAACTTAGACGTTGTGGTATTGGAGTTAGATGTTGAAGGTCGTAAATTATCTTTAGGACACAAACAAACGACTGAAAACCCTTGGGATAAGTACGAAACTGAGTTCGCTTTAGATACTGTACATAAAGCAGCTATCACAGAGATGGTAGATAAAGGCGCAACCATTGATTTTAACGAAGATATCGTTGCCTTTGTACCAGCACGTCACTTAGAGAAAGAAGATGGTTCTAAACTTAAAAAAGGTGAAGAAGCAGAATTTAAGATCATTGAATTTAATAAAGAATTCAAACGTGTGGTAGCATCTCATACCGCAGTATTTAGAGAAGAGGAAGCAAAAATCGTTAAGCAAGCTGTTAGAAAACAGGAAGCTCAAGCGGCTGAAGCTAAACCAACTTTAGGTGATGCAAACGATGCTTTACAAGCACTTAAAGATAAAATGGACGGGAAGAAATAATTCCGTTGAATTTTAAATAAACTAAAGCCTTTCAGAAATGAAAGGCTTTTTTTATGTTCCTGATTTGAGGTATTTGCAACTGTACGCCTTTACAAGAAAACTTATTGCAAACCACAAATTTTATCCTAACTTTGTAAACCAACAACGTTTGGAAACTATATGAGTCAAAAAGTACTACTTAACTCTAAAGAAGTCAATATTACCCTTCACAGATTGGCTTGTCAACTCATTGAGAACCATGACGATTTTTCTGAAACTGTTTTGATCGGCATTCAACCAAGAGGAAAGTATTTAGCCGATAGATTGGCAAAAATTCTCAGCGAAGATTATAAGATTAAAAATATCCAACTCGGCCATTTAGACATCACGTTTTTTAGGGACGATTTCAGAAGAGGTGATAAACCCTTGGAAGCCAACACCACTATCATAGATTTTATAGTCGAAGACAAAAACGTTGTCTTTATTGACGATGTTTTATATACAGGTCGAAGCATAAGGTCTGCATTAACAGCAATTCAATCCTTCGGAAGACCAAAAGATATAGAGTTGTTAACCTTAATTGATAGACGATTTAGCAGACATTTACCAATTCAACCCAACTATAAAGGACGTCAAGTCGATGCGATTGATAATCAGAAAGTGAAGGTAAAGTGGGTTGAGAATGAAGGAGAGGATGCAGTTTATTTAGTGGATAAGTAATTTATTTAATTACGAATTACGAATTAAAAGTTAAGGGTTAGTAAGATTGAAGCATGAAGTTGGAAGCTCGAAGGATGATCAGAGAACGAAATTTGAGACGTATAGGTTTAAAATGAAATATTAAATTTACGTTTCTAAATGTTAAAAAAATAATTAAAACAACTAGCAGTTTAGACTGAAGACTGAGGACTGCCAACTGAAGATTATAAAAAATGAGCGAATTAAGTGTCAATCACTTACTGGGAATAAAATATCTGACCAAACAGGATATCAACCTTATTTTTGAAACTGCTGATCAGTTTAAGGAGGTCATCAATAGACCAATTAAAAAAGTACCATCACTTCGGGATATTACGATCGCCAATTTATTTTTTGAAAACTCTACACGTACCAAACTCTCTTTTGAACTCGCTGAAAAACGATTGTCTGCGGATGTAATAAATTTTTCAGCGTCGCAATCTTCAGTTAAAAAAGGAGAAACCCTTATTGATACCGTTAACAACATACTTTCAATGAAAGTAGATATGGTGGTTATGCGTCATCCCAATCCTGGAGCAGGCGTGTTTTTGTCCAAGCATGTGAATGCAAGTATCATAAATGCTGGTGATGGTGCGCATGAGCATCCGACGCAAGCTTTGTTGGATTCTTATTCCATAAGAGAGAAACTAGGAACCGTAAAGGGGAAAAATGTCGTTATCGTTGGCGATATTTTACACAGTAGAGTAGCGCTTTCAAACATTTATGCTTTACAATTACTAGGTGCCAATGTAATGGTGTGCGGCCCAAAAACGTTATTACCTAAGTATATTAAAGATTTGGGTGTTAAAGTAGAAACCAATCTAAAAAAAGCCTTGGAATGGTGTGATGTTGCTAATATGTTAAGAGTTCAGAACGAGCGCATGGATATTAGTTACTTTCCTTCAACTAGAGAATACACGCAACAATTTGGAGTTAATAAAGAACTATTAGATAGCTTAGATAAAGAGATTGTAATTATGCATCCTGGACCAATAAACAGAGGTGTGGAAATTACAAGCGATGTTGCCGATTCTAAACAGGCCATTATCTTAAACCAAGTAGAAAATGGTGTTGCAGTTAGAATGGCAGTCATTTATCTGTTAGCGTCTAAAATAAAACAATAAATCATGATTATAGATAGAGACGGAAATATTACCATAATCGCTCAAGAAAAAGCCTCAGTAAAAACTTTGGTTAACAACATAGAGCAAGCTTACGACAAATATAAAAACTATCATCTCATTGTGAGATTGTCAAGTTTAGACAAAATTACGTTAGAAGATGTTATTGAATTTTTACGATTAAGTAATAATCACCGCAGTGCTAAAAAAAGTTTTGTAGTGGTATCTGAAAAAGTGGATTTAGATCAAATGCCAGATGAAATTGTCGTTGTCCCAACCATTCAAGAGGCTTACGACATCATTGAAATGGAAGATATGGAACGCGATTTAGGATTTTAAATTGCGTTTAGTCGTTAAGGCGTTCGTCGTTTAGTTGTAACGACTCAACCACTTAACAACAAACAACTTAATAATTAATGAAATTAACCATTCTCGGCTGCCATAGCGCAACACCACGTACCAATACCAATCCGACATCTCAGGTTTTAGAGATAAAAAACCACATGTTTTTGATTGATTGTGGCGAAGGTACACAGGTGGAGTTGAGACGGAATAAGGTCAAGTTTTCTAGGATAAAACATATTTTTATTTCACACCTTCATGGTGACCATTATTTTGGTTTGGTTGGCTTGGTTAATACGTTTAGTCTTTTAACAAGGGAAACGGAACTTCATATTTATGCACCTAAAGGTTTAAAGGAAGTCATAACGCTTCAAATGAAATTGTCTGAGAGTTGGACAAAATACCCACTTATTTTTCATGAGTTAACTTCTAAAATTTCAGAATTAATTTATGAAGATGATAAAGTTGAGGTGCATACGATTCCTTTAAAACATCGGATTTACACTAATGGATTTCTATTCAAAGAGAAAAAAAATGAACGTAAACTGGACATTAATTTAGTCAATGAAGCCAATATCAATGTCGCCTATTTTAGAAAACTAAAACAAGGATTTGACGTAAAAAATGAAGATGGTGTTTTAATTGCCAATGAAAAAGTAACTAAAGACCCAATTCCCGCAAAAAGTTATGTCTACTGTAGCGATACGGTTTATAATGAAGCGATGATTCCACTGATTAAAGACGCAACAGTTTTATATCACGAATCGACTTTTTTAGATAAAAACGAATCACTTTGTAAGACTACAAAGCACAGTACAGCAAAACATGCAGCAACCATAGCCAAAAAAGCAAATGTAGAGACCTTGATACTTGGCCATTATTCTACGCGTTATAATGGTTATGAGGATTTTAAGACCGAAGCACAAACCGTGTTCGAGAATGTGCATTTGGCTAAGGATGGAAAATCATTTGAGTTTTAATTCAATTCAGACAATCGCTGGACCCATCCAATGGCTTCTTCTAAACTTGATGAACGTTTTAAACTTATTGAGGCTAACTGCTTTTCAATATTAGCATTCATAAAAGATGATTCGCTATAACTAACAATTGAAGCAGCAACTAAAAGAGTGTCGTCTTTATCAAAATATGACCATAAGATCGGATCAATTGAATAAGAGTTGACACGGTTAGCAATGTAAGCTAGTTTTTTATGATAACCATAATGTTCTGTAATTTCTGTTAATAACTGATTTAACTTGTCGAAATTAAAATGAACACCTTCGTTAACTTCCATGATAAAAAAGTTGTCAAAAAAATAGTTTGTGCAAAAATCTAACGTTAATTTTTCATAAGACAAAGATTTTGACAAATGGGAATTTTCAAAATGCATGTAAGGGAATTATTTATTAGGGTCATTAAACGTTAAAGCTACACTTTTTTTTACAAAACCAAAATATTGAATTAACTTCGTATAACCATGGAAAAAGACCTAAGCAACTACAGAAAATCATACGAAAAAGGAGAATTGTTATTAGATAATGTTCCAGAAAACCCTATTGAGTTATTCAGAAATTGGTTTATCGAAGTGGATACCCATTTTGAAGTTGACGAGACCAATGCCATGACCATCTCAACATTTGGTTTAGATGGTTATCCAAAGAATAGGGTAGTGCTGCTCAAAAAATATACGCACGAAGGTTTTATTTTCTACACCAACTACGATAGTGAAAAAGGCAAGGCCATTACAGAAAATCCAAATGTCTGTTTATCATTTTTTTGGCACGCTGCAGAACGCCAAATTATAATTAAAGGCAAAGCCGAAAAAGTTTCAGAAAACCTAAGCGATGGTTACTTTGAATCCAGACCAAGAGGAAGCCAATTAGGCGCTGTGGTTTCCAATCAAAGTGAAGTTGTGAAAGATAGAGCGGAATTAGAATCCAAACTAAAAGAATTAGAATCGAAATTAGAAGGCAAAGAAATCGAACGACCTAAAAATTGGGGAGGCTATATTATAAAACCTGTAGCGTTGGAATTCTGGCAAGGCAGACCCAATAGACTTCACGATAGAATCCGTTATCAACTTCAAGACGATTACAACTGGAAGATTGAGCGTTTGGCACCGTGAATGAGTTCGGAGTTCAGAGTTCAGAGTGATGTACATGATGAGTTAATCAATTTTTACGAATTTCAATTCTCAACTCTAACCCCCTTATCTTTCAAAATCTAAAACTTAAAATAACCGATAAACGGTAATTATTTAAAGTTGAAATACATTTTTTTGTGTCCAAAAGTGTATTTCATCGATGTTTTACATAAAAACACGATAAAATACATGTATTTCATCGAATTTATAAAATAATTCTTTTTTTTTATTAAGTAGGTAACTAATTTAGAAGTCCCAAACCTAAATACCTACTTATGAAGGCTACTAAACTCTTGCCATTTTTGGCGATTATTGCTATTTTTAGTTTTACATCTTGTTCAACAGATTCTATGGAAGATGAGGTATTGAACGCTATCGAGGTTCCGGTTGCACCTCAAGCAAAACAGATTGAAATAGAAATCATGGAAC
Protein-coding sequences here:
- the porQ gene encoding type IX secretion system protein PorQ, which translates into the protein MIKRISTLCILLLALPAFAQLGGESTYQFLNLVSSPRQAALGGKIITNFDHDVTEALYNPASINWKMNNQLAVNVSNYLGGITYGTAAYGYTWDRRVQTLHIGMTYINYGSFDGYDVNGNSTGTFSGNEAALSFGYNYKIPNTDFYIGANVKLITSLLEQYNSIGGAVDLGAMYINEKLDFHAALTVRNLGTQFSTYAGRQEPLPLEVNFGMSQTLENVPLRWHLTLENLQKWPIGVSNPARTTTDLDGNQTEEKVSFFNKGLRHLILGAELFPEGGFNIRLGYNFRRAEELRIVDQRNFSGLSVGVGIKLNRMRFSYTHARFTSASNTSFFGLQIDLDSRRRW
- the cmk gene encoding (d)CMP kinase — encoded protein: MNKIVIAIDGFSSTGKSTVAKQLAKRLNYIYVDTGAMYRAVTYFALDNDFIGEDFFNEEALIDRLGDISITFKFNEAAGFAEVYLNGKNIEADIRTLRVSKYVSPVATLSAVRRKLVEQQQLMGKDKGIVMDGRDIGTVVFPDAELKIFMTASAETRAKRRYNELLDRGHNLSYDDVLENVTTRDRIDSTREDSPLVKADDAIEIDNSNLTIEEQLETLIGLANQIILN
- a CDS encoding LysM peptidoglycan-binding domain-containing protein codes for the protein MVKAKYQDVLDLGEKLNIQNGKVEEENGKLKVWGTASTQYEKDLMWDKIKEVGGENPSDIMADIKVADESVYARHTVESGETLGKIAKQYYGEPGKYQKIFQANTDILKNPDLIHPGQELIIPKL
- the rpsA gene encoding 30S ribosomal protein S1, which encodes MSEKETNQAEVEATEANEAVTAEAPQISEAQKNPEKFLEEFDWHNYEEGIEQVADKKLEEFEKLVSENFVDTLDDEVVEGTVITITDRDAIIDINAKSEGVISLNEFRYNPDLKVGDKVEVLIDVREDATGQLVLSHRKARVIKAWDRVNNAHDTGEIVNGFVKCRTKGGMIVDVFGIEAFLPGSQIDVKPIRDYDQYVNKTMEFKVVKINHEFKNIVVSHKALIEADIEEQKKEIIGQLEKGQVLEGIVKNITSYGVFIDLGGVDGLVHITDLSWSRINHPNEIVELDQKLNVVILDFDENKSRIQLGLKQLSKHPWEALGDNVKVGDKVKGKVVVIADYGAFVEVEEGVEGLVHVSEMSWSTHLRSAQDFVNVGDEIDAVILTLDREDRKMSLGIKQLTPDPWTDITSKYPVGSKHTGIVRNFTNFGVFVELEEGIDGLIYISDLSWTKKIKHPSEFCNVGDNLDVVVLELDVEGRKLSLGHKQTTENPWDKYETEFALDTVHKAAITEMVDKGATIDFNEDIVAFVPARHLEKEDGSKLKKGEEAEFKIIEFNKEFKRVVASHTAVFREEEAKIVKQAVRKQEAQAAEAKPTLGDANDALQALKDKMDGKK
- the pyrR gene encoding bifunctional pyr operon transcriptional regulator/uracil phosphoribosyltransferase PyrR, which gives rise to MSQKVLLNSKEVNITLHRLACQLIENHDDFSETVLIGIQPRGKYLADRLAKILSEDYKIKNIQLGHLDITFFRDDFRRGDKPLEANTTIIDFIVEDKNVVFIDDVLYTGRSIRSALTAIQSFGRPKDIELLTLIDRRFSRHLPIQPNYKGRQVDAIDNQKVKVKWVENEGEDAVYLVDK
- a CDS encoding aspartate carbamoyltransferase catalytic subunit, with protein sequence MSELSVNHLLGIKYLTKQDINLIFETADQFKEVINRPIKKVPSLRDITIANLFFENSTRTKLSFELAEKRLSADVINFSASQSSVKKGETLIDTVNNILSMKVDMVVMRHPNPGAGVFLSKHVNASIINAGDGAHEHPTQALLDSYSIREKLGTVKGKNVVIVGDILHSRVALSNIYALQLLGANVMVCGPKTLLPKYIKDLGVKVETNLKKALEWCDVANMLRVQNERMDISYFPSTREYTQQFGVNKELLDSLDKEIVIMHPGPINRGVEITSDVADSKQAIILNQVENGVAVRMAVIYLLASKIKQ
- a CDS encoding ribonuclease Z; amino-acid sequence: MIIDRDGNITIIAQEKASVKTLVNNIEQAYDKYKNYHLIVRLSSLDKITLEDVIEFLRLSNNHRSAKKSFVVVSEKVDLDQMPDEIVVVPTIQEAYDIIEMEDMERDLGF
- a CDS encoding ribonuclease Z, with product MKLTILGCHSATPRTNTNPTSQVLEIKNHMFLIDCGEGTQVELRRNKVKFSRIKHIFISHLHGDHYFGLVGLVNTFSLLTRETELHIYAPKGLKEVITLQMKLSESWTKYPLIFHELTSKISELIYEDDKVEVHTIPLKHRIYTNGFLFKEKKNERKLDINLVNEANINVAYFRKLKQGFDVKNEDGVLIANEKVTKDPIPAKSYVYCSDTVYNEAMIPLIKDATVLYHESTFLDKNESLCKTTKHSTAKHAATIAKKANVETLILGHYSTRYNGYEDFKTEAQTVFENVHLAKDGKSFEF
- the pdxH gene encoding pyridoxamine 5'-phosphate oxidase; translated protein: MEKDLSNYRKSYEKGELLLDNVPENPIELFRNWFIEVDTHFEVDETNAMTISTFGLDGYPKNRVVLLKKYTHEGFIFYTNYDSEKGKAITENPNVCLSFFWHAAERQIIIKGKAEKVSENLSDGYFESRPRGSQLGAVVSNQSEVVKDRAELESKLKELESKLEGKEIERPKNWGGYIIKPVALEFWQGRPNRLHDRIRYQLQDDYNWKIERLAP